The genomic stretch TTTATGAAATAGTGAAGAGACGCATACTCAAAATTGCTGTaacaattaaataagataatgaacAACTTAGCATAGTGCTTGGCACCGAGTAAACACTCAATCAATGGAGATtttttccattatatgtattattcttcatttttattgaatCCGGCCACACCATTGCAGGGAAATTCTGACTTAGAAAGAGCTTCATTACATTGGATCCAAATTTCCTTCTCCATGACTTCAACCCACGGGTCTGAGACTTGCCCTCTGGGCTCTGCATAAGATAGTTCCATTTCTCAAAACCAGTGGTGACTGGGTTATTCTGACCACCTTCTTCCACCCATTGCCAGAATAATCCCTAGTTTCTCCAACCCGACTTCCTATGATCTTTGAAAGCTAAGTTCAGTTTCCCAAACTGAGATGCAAATTCAGTAAGAACCTAGCTCTTGGGTTTTCactgaatttcttttccttttctttttttttttttttttgagacggagtctggctctgtcgcccaggctggagtgcagtggcgggatctcagctcactgcaagctccgcctcccaggttttttacgccattctcctgcctcagcctcccgagtagctgggactacaggcggctgccacctcgtccggctagttttttgtttttttgtttttttgtattttttagtagagacggggtttcaccatgttagccaggatggtctcgatctcctgaccttgtgatccgtccgtcttggcctcccaaagtgctgggattacaggcttgagccaccgcacccggccttcacTAAATTTCAAATGGAGTGAGCTGTTATCCAGCCTTGTAATTTGTAGATGGCAGGTGTTTTCACTCTAAGAAAATCTAATATGATTCACACTGACTTACAGAAGAGATCATTCATGGGGTGAATTCTCTTTATACAAGAGTTcttgtatatgcatatacaaatatatgtatatatacacacacatttctttaaaatattaaatgtctttttttgctAAGGCacttaatataaaattttgactgttaaaattatgttttcatgtAGCTTTGGAAGAAGAGAGCTTCGAATAAAAGTAGGAACACATGCACAGCTTCCCGTATTCATCAAGTATTTAATGAGCACCACTGTATGACTTGCACTGGACTAGGTTTTGGGGAGGTCATACTAAGGAGGACATATTCCTAGTCCTTTTCCTGTTTAGGAATCTCTCTGCACACTGCACAGAATTCCCTGTGAATAACTACACAACACTCGATATGCAGCATTGGGTAAACAGAATCATCTTTTAAATGTGTGATGAGAGCTGGTTCTGATGGGAAAGAGGGGAGAAGCTATAGGGGATTTGTGAATTTTTGTGTGTCCCATGATTTTTTGATGCTTAGGAGCCTAAATTATCAGAAAATCAGAtattcttgtcttttaaaaaggaaCTAGAAAGGCAATAAGAGGGAAAAATGGCAGTGAAAAAAAGCCACTTATTCCAGTATGTTTTCCTATTTTCCTATTCTGACACATCTGGAAGCTctaaaaaaaggggggaaaatatGGGTTATAAAGACGGTCCAATTTCTATCTGAATCCTACTTTCCCACTCACCAACTGGGTGACTCTGGTCGAGTTTTCTCACCTCTATGAGCTTCCATTTCACATTTGTAAGGACAGAAATAATGGAACTTCTCAACACTGTCGAGAAGATTCAGTGAGCTAATATATGCAAAGCACTGAAAGCAACGTCTGGCACAGAAAAGGCCCTAAATAAAAGAATTCTAAcagtaaatattatattttactaatacaataaataataGCCTGATATTCATTAACAATAACCTTTTTCTTTTAGCTTCAACCTCTTCAGGTTTAAACCTTTGTTAAGtctatttctgtttctaaacAACTGGTAAACCTCTATCTTCATACCAGGAAACTGGCCATTTGGTCAGCAGAACCAAAGGCTGTTAAATGAGTCTGTGCAATAGATGTGCCCTGAGCACGGGGGCCCTTGGACTACCACAGCTTCCAGCTCTAGAGGCCACCCCAGGCTGCTACCAAGTGGACCCACTTCTTGGTTTGACCCACACCCCTACCTGAACCTGTCTTGGTCATTTCAGTGGGTCTGGCATGGTCTGCAGCTGGATCTGTCAAGGCTCTGTAAGAGTAGAGGAATGTTCCAGGGCACCATTCTCAGGGGCCAGACAGGCCAGTCCAGAGGCCTTACCAATTCCTATGAGCCCCAAGCCGGACAAGGGAGAAGATTCAAGGAAGAGCCTGGCCAAGTACCCAAAGCCCTGACATTCGGCAGCTGATTCAGTGTGAGAGTCAATTGGTCCTTCTGAAATGGGCTGACCTTGTCCTGTCTCTGCAGTATTAACTGGGGGCTTTTCCCATCAATAAGAATGtttatcaaattttatttctgactGGGATAAACCTAACCTGTACCCTTCACAGTGTAGGGTTGAAGAGAAACTTAACCTCAACAATGCCCAGGTTAATGGATACAACTTtccattaaaaatcaaaatcaagcaACTATTCACCTCACTTGGCAAATGTTCGATGACCTTGAGGTGCACACATATTTGGAATCAGGATAGTTTTGGTGTGTTGACATCAGAATTACCCATTACAGTACCTCTTGGCAGGCTACAAATAACAGATTATTCTATTGTTCCAaattccatctatccatctgaatGGACCCAAAGAGTCTTGTGGTTTGGCATCTAAAGAAGAAATTGGTGATATTAGAAGTCTACCTGATTCAATTTCTTGGGATTTAGGCAAGATCCAGCAGGACTTCTAGTGACTTGGAAAGGCTGGATCAGGCTTGGGTATAGTCCAGAACAGCTAGAGACAGGCATTTTTCTTTAGAGTAGGTGCTGAATGATGTCAAGGAGAAAACTCATAGTATGGGCCTGAGCAGCACCATCATGGGTCTTTTGGGTGGTTAGAGACAGAAAAGGAGGCTAAGGGTCCAGATCAGGGTAACTAGGAATGAGTAGGAAATTGACAAAATAAGGCTCAATGGTGAAAAGTTATTGACCATAGGGCTGACTGCTTCACAGGCATTGGGTCAGTCTCCAAGACCCAAGATTTGTGCCTGCCTAGTTGGCAATTTCTGAGAAGTCAGGATAGGATTCCAAGTCAGCAAAGATGTCATTGGGATTCCTACAGCTCAGGTTGCAGAAGCAGGCATTAATCCATAGGACCTGGCGGGAGAAGCCAAGCCCATCAGGACACTGGAAGGACACATTGATGGTCTTGGACTTGTAGGGGATGCAGCACCTGCTGTCCATGCAAACTCCACAGTATTTGGGTTGATAGGAGCGTGTGCTGATGCAGCCAGCGAGGGTGAAGTTCATGGATGCCTCTGGCTGGTACACAGCCAGACACTTCTTCCCTtcctgaaggaaaggaaaggcgCTTTCAGTGGGGGTGCTCAGACAATGGACAATCACCTTCTTCCCCTGAGTCCCGTTTTTCCCTCCTCACTATGTGGGAGCATTCCACCTTACTTTCAGCTTCACAGCATCCTCAAGCAAGGAGGGACAGCAACAAACACAGTGAGATCCAGTGTACTGCACAGAGGTAAATGGAGAACCACAGAGGAACATGTCTTGTTTGGGTTGTATCTCACAGCCTGCATTTTTGTATCTCTTTTGTCCTGCATTTTTGTCTTGCCTATGGCCATTCATCGTGGTTTCACCAACATGGGGAGCCTGTGTAGCTCCTTCATCCAAGCAAGTTCCCCTGTCTAGCTAGTGGCAGAACTGGCATCGGGACTCCATGCTCAGGGGACATGCTTTGCCCTAACTTccctgcccacctttgcctctcgTGGTCTTTCACACACACCTTTAATATGCAATGTATTCAAATGAATTTACATTATTAAAAGGTAACTCTACCTTCCACTGGGCTATGGGCCACTTGAGATTTGCtgttctttctgtgtctctgtggTATAATTCCATGCATAGTACAGAGTAGGCACAGAGTAAACCCATTGGATTAAGGGTTCTCAGGGTCTACTGTGTACAGCACCATGTGATCTAGGCTGCATGGCGGCATGAAGCTTGCCCAATTTGGGAAACCCTCTGAGGGTacataattctggaaaaaaattggTTAGAAATCAAAATTGGCTTGGACTTGCATTATCTGGTCCAGTAATGGTAGAGCCATCTCACTCAGCTTAGGACCTTTGCTCTAATTCTTCTGCGGTTGGTACATTTTCCACGTATGTTTTCAGTTAAGAGATGTCTATGGAATGCTTACTGTATACCAAGTgcagaaaatacaaaagctagtattacagagaaaaataatcagagaggaagaagaagaaagaagaggagaagaaggagaaggaagaagaaaaatggatcCAGTTGATCAATATGTAGATGACTGGAGAAGGTGTCTAGGGGATGAGCAGTGATGTTGGATGTCTGAAGAGGATCACAGGGAGCTGTGCTGCTTGTTTTACACCAGAGGCAACCCTGGCCTCAACATCCCTAAGAAACCATCAAGCATTCCAAAAATGGAATAActattgaattttttgttttttttttgctttgattttgaTGTGACAAAAGGCTGACCACTCCTAAGGCATGAGTGAGGGAGACTTGAATTAGATAAATCAGATCCACTTTTAACTCTGAAGCTGGGGCTCAAGCTAATGTGGCCCAATTTTCTTTGatgctttattttaattatcttggACTCTTAAAGCTGAAAGGGATTTCAGAGATCAACTCCAATATCTTAATGATGAGGGAATGGGGGCTCAGTGATGAGCAGAGATTGGCCACAGTCACATGCAATTAATGCAAGTAGACATTTGACTCTAGGGGTCATGAGCCTCATTTAGTGCTCCCTATATCACCCAGTGTGGCTGCTCTGTGTGAGTGGGTTGGCATGGGAGTGAAGGGAGGATAGAAATTGGTAAGGATCCCTCAGAATCATTATAGAAGACCACTCCTGAGGGTCCCTGAGGTTTTCCTGGAGTGATCCTGATTCTAATAATATGATGCCCACCAAAGCTTCCATTGAGTGAAATTCACAGTGCACCAATCTGGTGACCTGCATTATCCCAAATAGCTGTTACACTAGATCTACTAAGTGAGCTTAACTGCTCCCACTTTACAATATTCTCACTTTACAAATGCTTCCCACGAGGAAGTTCAGGAGCCAGACTCAAACCCGGATTTGTCTGCTTGTGAAGTCCAGACATCCACCCCTGCTCTGGACCCACCTTAATGAGTGTACGGATGTCCACATCGCATGGCCGCAGGTTGCAGAGGCGGCTTTCTTGCTCAGGCCAGCACTGGGCATTAACATTGGAGATCCGAGTGGAGACCCCCAAGCCGCAGCTGGTGGAACAAGGGCTCCAGGGGCTTGTGTAGGCTATACAGTTCCTGTGCCACGGCTCTATCTCACCCACAGCATCTGTGTGTGGGGACCAGAATCTGCATGAGTCTACAACTCCCACCAGCCCCCAACCCTCACCTTCACCACACTAAGGTCTGGGGTCCCCAGAACTCAGGGGAACAGAGATAAATTGGCTGTCCCTCCCCACAGGACAGCAAGTTGGCTTCTAACCAGCAAAGGTACCCAGGGAGTGGAGGACATGTTCTGAGCTCCTTGTATTTTTCTGATCAAGAGAGGCAGTGTGGAAGCATGGGAGGAAACCCATCTTTAGAGACAGGTGGACCCAAGTTCAAATTCTGCTCTACCACCTacaagctgtgtgatcttagataACCCACCCTGGGCCTGTCTCCCTATTAGAACAATAACAGCTGCCTATGGGgctggcaacacaataatagggCTTAGATTTTTACTGAGTATGCATCAAACATCttgctaggtgctgggaataggacttattttattattgttactattatttgagacggagttgctcaggctggagtgcaatggtgcgattttggcccaccgcaacctctgcaTTCTGGGCTTTAAGTTATTCTCCTGTTTatcctcctaagtagttgggattacaggcatgggccaccatgcccagctaactttgtatttttggtagaggtgaggtttcaccatgttggtcgggctggtctcaaactcctgagcttaggtgatctgcccacctcggcctcccaaagtgttgagattacaggtatgagccaccacacctggccggaaataagacttttaaaagacgttctcctgcctctgcagaGATAAAGTTTACTTGGAGGAAGTTCAAAGGCAAGTAGCTACATCCTAGCACCTAACATTTTGTTTCAGTGATGCCGAGGGCGTAATGGCTAAGAGGGCATACAGgcttctttgggaggccaagacaggtggatcacttgaggtcaggagttttgagactagcctggccaacatggtgaaaccccatctctactaaaaaatacacgaaccagccgggtgtggtggcatgtgcctgtaatcccagctactcaggaggttcagtcacaagaattgcttgcatctggaaggcagaggtttcagtgagctgtgatcacacccctgcactccagcctggtctaaaaagcaagactctgttcaaaaaaaaaaaggaaaaagaggacaTACAGGCTTCAACTGGCAGCACTGCTACTTGCTGGCTATGTAATTTCCAATAAGCTAGCTCACACCTCCTTGCCTCAGGATCCCCACCTGCAGATGAGGTTGGCTATAGCATCTCTTTCCCGTACTGTGATAGAAAAGACAACTTTATGCCTATGAAAGCACCCAAGCTGTCCCTGGCCTTTAGTAAGCTAAAGCCCTTAGTTAATGTGAGTCTGTGTGGTCATTTGACTACCAGCCAACTCAACTACCCACTCTTGGATGGTCCTATTGATGCACGTATCTCCCGCATCTAGAAGATGGTAGGTGCTCTCTAaccatctgaaaaatggaaaacGGTAGTGAGCTCAAGACCAAAGCAGGTTAAAAGCTGTTAAGAAAGAGAACTGCCCACAGAAAGATGGAACAAGATGCAGAGGAGAGGAGGCCTGTCCCATccaaacacacatgtgcatgagGAGAGGAGGGAACAGGCAGAGAGGGAAGGGATGGAAAGACAGATGGAAgctcagagaaaagagagagaaagaaggagaggaggagagagaaaaagagtttgtgtgtgagagaaagaaacagagggaaggtaataaaagtaataaaaagaatgaagggagggaaagagaggggaaaagataaacacagaaaagaaaagaaatgtgaccAGGAttaggagaaagaggaaaggtaAGTCAGTTTCTCCAAGCTTATAGGTGTGCAGAGAATATTGATGAACGAATGCAGGAATCActgagtgagagagggagaggctTGAAATGGGAGGCATCCAAGGACAGGAGGGGCAGGGCTGGCAGGAATTGGAGCTTgggaggcagtggggagggatTTGCCCAGGAGGATAAAAGCTTTGGTTTTTTGGTCGCCTCTGCTAGGCAGGGGCTCTTCTTGTGCTCAGTCAGAACGGGGTCACTGGGCCACACACAATGGACAGACAGCTTCTGCTTCCCTGCTTCCCCTGTGACCCTCAATGGGCCCTGctggggaggtggtggtgggacAGCTGCCTTGCTGCCCTGGGGCTGCTGGGGACAAAACTGTCCTCCACGCCTCCTCCTATCCACACAGGACTGCTTCTCCACCTGGCAATTTTGTCTCTTAGGgtgcatttggcaatgtctggaggtGATTTTGATTGTCACACCTCTGAGGGagagggtgctactggcatctagtgggtagagccCAGGGATTAGATTGCTGGGATTTAGTAGCCATGCATTAGATTGCTACTAAACATCCTCCAATGCACATGACACCTCCACCACAAAGAATTCTCTCATCCAAGATGTTGACAGTGCCGAGCTTGAGAAGTCCTGCCCCACAATCGTACCTGAGCAGTCTTCAGcatctataattaaaaaaaaaaaaaaaccaccaataCCCTTAGAACTCTCACTCTATTGCCATTTTTCCACTGCTCTCTGCTGCTTGCCTGCTAAGCATTTTCCTCTAGAAATGTCCTCATCTGCTGCCTGCCATGGCATCAGATGCTCCTGGTTTTCTTCATACATCCCAACTCTTCTCTTGATTTCTCCACGCCTCCTCTTATCCTTTTCACCCTTCAAATGTCAGCATTCCCAGACCTCTGCCTCAGGCCCCGTCTGTGTCACTCTGCATGTTATCCTCAGGCCATCCCAGCCATCACCACCAGCAGCTCCAAGCAGATGACTTCAGAGCTCTCctatttcctctccttcctcctcataaAGAGAAACTGGAATCTCCTCTTAAGATCCCGTGGACAGGGCACTCTGCCTTAAATTCAGTCTGTTTCAAACTAAGTAGATCTCCCTTGGCCCGAATGTGCTCCTTCTCTTGTATTTGATCCTAGGCAATGGCAAGCCCCGGGAGTCAGCCTCTGGCTCTCTTTCTTCTTCACCCCATGCATTAAATTGGCATTAAGACCTTCAGTCTCACTGAAGAAATGCCTCTTGTGCCTGTTCCTTCTTCGCTGCCTCTACTCCCACTACCCTAGTTCAGATCCTTATTagcccatccatctatccacccacccatccatccatccatccacccatccgcCATCCATCTATTAACTGATCCATCCATCATTCACCTATTTGcccatcatctatccatccaattatccatttatttacatccatctatctattcattcatccatccatttatcaattcatccattcatctatccatccattcatccatctgtccattcatttacttatttatccatctatccatccatccatccatccatccatccatccatccatccatccatccatctattcatacatccatctatctattcatctatccatccctCTACCCACCCATCTATTTATACACCTATCCATCAATTCATCTGTCTGTCAACTCATCAATCCACCCATCTATTCATACATCCACctatctatttatccatccatctattaatccacccattcattcatcatccatccatccatcatctatccatcaACTCATCCATCTGTTTATACATTCATgtatctatttatccatccatctcttcaccaatccatccatccacccacctatctattcatccatctatttattcatccatccatctacccacccaccagTATGACAAACATTAACTGGGTACATGCTAAGTGTATGTCACTGAGCTAGATTCCAGTAAGCAGCAGTGAAACAATTgggcccctccccaccctccttttCCAGGGCTTCCTCTTGTCTGGTTTACCTGGCTGAAATCTCACCTGCCCACCCATCTTCATAGCAAGGGGGAAGCCTCAAGTCATCATGAAGCTTCTACTAGACCCATCTCCTCTTGCTCATGCCTCCTCTCCTCAGGTACCCACACACCTACCCTTCTTCCACCACCCATCCCTAACGCTTTAGCAGGATAATAATGGATTGCACTTTTAGGGCTTTTAGGACTTTTAGGGCTTTACAAAGCACTCCTCATTTTATGCTGGGAGGATCCCATAGGACTGACTAGACAGACaggattatttctgttttacagatggggcaGTACGGTCTCAGGGGAGGTatgactttctcaaggtcacaaagctagtacGTAGTGGACCGGGGAATGAGTCATTCTATGGTGGTCAGAGCTCCAGGAGAGTTCACAACCCATTTGTAGGGTCCCGCCCCCAGCCCACGCGGGCCCACACCCACCGAAGGCTCCTGTGTCACGAGGTGCGGTCTTGCGTGGCCTCCTGGCGTCGTCCTCACACACCCACTGCTCACAGCAGTGGCCGGGTATGCTCACGCGCCGCGGGTGGGGGCACCAGAGACGCGGGGGGCGCACTCggaggcacagtggtgtgcagcCCACCGCACCGTCGATGCATGTGCAGTTGTACTTGCAGTTAGGCTGGAAGGACTGGCCATTGTTGTAGCGCACCCCATCCAGGACGCAGCCTACACCGACCACCTCTGCAAACACAGGCTGCGGGTCAGGTCCAGTGGCCTTGATGCCCCTGGCTGGCCCAGCTGCCTTTATAGGGGCTCCATGTGGACCACACCCCAATCCCTGGGATGGCTACCAGCATGGGGGAGGAACAGAGGCACAAAGGCAAAGGCAGGGAGGTGTGAGAGTGCACAGGGCAGGGCTGAGTGTTTTGTGGGACTTCAGCAGAGGGAGTGCAGGGAGTTCCTTTATAGCTTCAGCCAGCACCTAGGGAGTGGAAGGATGCAGGATCCCGAGGGACTCGGGTGGCTTGCTGCCTGCAGGGTCCCCAGCACCAGGCACAAAGCCTGGTACTGACAAATACCTGCCGTTAgggctcatggttctgaaggTGACCGACTTGTAAAGAAAAGCCAGAACACTTCCAAACACGTGTTCCATTCATTCCGTACACATTTATGGAGCCTTCCAGGTGCTGGGGACTCAATAGTGGACGAAACAGACAAAAGTCatgccctcaaagagcttatgCTGTGGAAAGGTCATATGGAATGTTGGTGGTCACAAGTGTCCGGGAGAAAAGTGGAGCAGGGAGGGGGAG from Rhinopithecus roxellana isolate Shanxi Qingling chromosome 9, ASM756505v1, whole genome shotgun sequence encodes the following:
- the CCN4 gene encoding WNT1-inducible-signaling pathway protein 1; translated protein: MRWFLPWMLAAVTAAAASSVLATALSRAPTTMDFTPAPLEDISSRPQFCKWPCECPPSPPRCPLGVSLITDGCECCKMCAQQLGDNCTEAAICDPHRGLYCDYSGDRPRYAIGVCAQVVGVGCVLDGVRYNNGQSFQPNCKYNCTCIDGAVGCTPLCLRVRPPRLWCPHPRRVSIPGHCCEQWVCEDDARRPRKTAPRDTGAFDAVGEIEPWHRNCIAYTSPWSPCSTSCGLGVSTRISNVNAQCWPEQESRLCNLRPCDVDIRTLIKEGKKCLAVYQPEASMNFTLAGCISTRSYQPKYCGVCMDSRCCIPYKSKTINVSFQCPDGLGFSRQVLWINACFCNLSCRNPNDIFADLESYPDFSEIAN